One window of the Bos mutus isolate GX-2022 chromosome X, NWIPB_WYAK_1.1, whole genome shotgun sequence genome contains the following:
- the IRS4 gene encoding insulin receptor substrate 4 yields MASCSFARDQATRRLRAAVAATAAGLAAAATTPFLSSGTPTALIGTGSSCPGAMWLSTATGSRSDSESDEEDLPVGDEVCKRGYLRKQKHGHWRYFVLKLETADAPARLEYYENARKFRHSVRAAAAAAAAAASGATVPALIAPRRVITLYQCFSVSQRADARYPHLIALFTQNEYFAMVAENESEQESWYLLLSRLILESKRRRCGRLGAQPEGEPAALAAAAAAEPPFYKDVWQVIVKPRGLGHRKELSGVFRLCLTDEEVLFVRLNTEVASVVVQLLSIRRCGHSEQYFFLEVGRSTVIGPGELWMQVDDCVVAQNMHELFLEKMRALCADEYRARCRSYSISIGGHLLTLLSTRRHLDMLPLEPGGWFRRSRFEQFCHLRAIGDGEDEMLLAGRYITPSEPVPRSRRGRLHLPRGRRSRRATSVPASFFRRAAPSPVRIRYPAEALHDRDPVSSEASSSGSGNSGEEGGPQRKEDQEENEGDYMPMNNWGSGNGRGSGSGQGSSGQGSSSQSSGGSQCSGRGHGSGGGQGSSSSHGSSGSGSGDQSAGGNQCSGDGQGTAGHGSGSGQGAGGGHGSGRDQGAGDGHGSGGGKNSGGGKGSGSGKGPEGNGDRGKSLKKRSYFGKLTQSKQQQMPPPPPPPPPPGAATGGKGKSGGRFRLYFCADRGATKERKEAKEVKDTEPPEGAARGPHRARAFDEDEDDPYVPMRPGVAAPLASSSDYMPMAPQNVSVSKKRHSRSPFEDSRGYMMMFPRVSPPPVPSPPKEPDPAKEDDSKDNDSDSDYMFMAPGAGAIPKNPRNPQGGSSSKSWSSYFSLPNPFRSSPLGQSDHSEYVPMLPGKFLGKGLEKEVSSNRGPKDTASKPSVKGSFSKPRDGGSPSKRSGDGPPKNKAKRPNRLPFMTKGNKVKPKPQKPTQEQREADSPRGYVNIDFPKRGYNMPDPCLQRLPGVWGIIADPRQFAFSNYVNVEFGVPFPNPADNLSDFFRAIPGANPFFLDGATGSSANREEGDYIEVIFNPAMTPAVPFADSAIRYDAETGRIYVVDPFSECCMNISLSPSRCSERPPVARLLLLEELDRRRPQSRSQSFFAAARAAISAFPTDSLERDLSASFAAAAAAVPTLALGRALAAASALVAAPGIGAAAAGLEAAAGFDSASVRWFLPVADAAGAAVRGAQDIAGGSNPRPPNPSADLAGGENRAGGAAAAVAAAPRSPGRGRVPRPPEREDSDDDDTYVRMDFARRDNGKFDSPQRE; encoded by the coding sequence ATGGCTAGTTGCTCCTTCGCTCGCGACCAAGCGACAAGGAGACTGCGAGCTGCAGTAGCGGCAACAGCGGCGGGTCTAGCTGCGGCGGCGACCACCCCATTTCTTTCCTCGGGAACCCCCACCGCACTCATTGGGACCGGGTCGTCTTGTCCGGGAGCCATGTGGCTCTCCACGGCCACTGGCTCCCGGTCAGACTCGGAGTCCGACGAGGAGGACCTTCCCGTCGGGGACGAAGTCTGCAAACGCGGCTACCTGCGGAAGCAGAAGCATGGGCACTGGCGCTACTTCGTGCTCAAACTCGAGACAGCCGACGCCCCAGCTCGGCTGGAATACTACGAAAATGCCAGGAAGTTCCGGCACAGTGTCCGCGCCGCGGCGGCTGCAGCGGCGGCGGCCGCCTCTGGCGCCACGGTCCCCGCGCTCATTGCACCGCGGCGCGTGATCACCCTGTACCAGTGCTTCTCGGTGAGCCAGCGGGCCGACGCAAGGTACCCACACCTCATTGCTCTTTTCACCCAAAACGAGTATTTCGCAATGGTGGCAGAGAATGAGTCGGAGCAAGAGAGCTGGTACTTGCTGCTCAGCCGCCTCATCCTCGAGAGCAAGCGCCGCCGCTGCGGCAGGCTCGGCGCGCAGCCGGAGGGAGAGCCGGCCGCGCTAGCAGCTGCAGCGGCGGCAGAGCCACCCTTCTACAAAGATGTGTGGCAAGTAATAGTCAAACCCAGGGGGCTGGGGCACCGAAAAGAGCTGAGCGGCGTGTTCCGGCTCTGTCTTACCGACGAGGAGGTTCTGTTTGTGAGGTTAAATACCGAAGTGGCCAGCGTGGTTGTCCAGCTCCTGAGCATCCGTCGCTGTGGGCACTCGGAGCAGTATTTCTTCTTGGAAGTCGGCAGGTCCACCGTCATCGGTCCGGGGGAGCTCTGGATGCAAGTGGATGACTGTGTCGTGGCCCAAAACATGCACGAGCTGTTTTTGGAGAAGATGAGAGCCTTGTGTGCAGACGAATACAGAGCCCGCTGCCGCAGCTACAGCATCAGCATCGGCGGCCACCTGTTAACCCTGCTGTCCACTAGGAGGCACCTGGACATGCTGCCGCTCGAGCCCGGCGGCTGGTTCCGAAGGTCCCGCTTTGAGCAGTTTTGCCACCTTCGGGCCATCGGTGACGGGGAAGACGAAATGCTCCTCGCCGGGCGCTACATAACACCCAGTGAGCCAGTGCCCCGCTCCAGACGAGGAAGACTACACCTGCCCAGAGGGCGCAGATCCAGGAGAGCGACTTCAGTGCCAGCCAGCTTTTTCCGCCGCGCCGCTCCCAGCCCTGTGCGCATCCGGTACCCTGCAGAAGCCCTCCACGACCGAGATCCCGTGTCTTCTGAAGCCTCTAGTTCTGGCTCTGGCAATTCAGGGGAAGAAGGCGGTCCTCAGCGCAAAGAGGATCAGGAAGAAAACGAAGGTGACTATATGCCCATGAACAACTGGGGCTCGGGAAATGGCCGGGGCTCAGGAAGTGGACAGGGTTCAAGTGGGCAAGGCTCCAGTAGCCAAAGCTCCGGGGGAAGTCAGTGCTCAGGCAGGGGGCATGGCTCCGGAGGTGGTCAGGGCTCAAGTAGCAGCCATGGCTCAAGTGGCAGCGGTTCCGGGGACCAGAGTGCAGGAGGAAACCAGTGCTCTGGGGATGGCCAGGGCACCGCTGGGCATGGCTCAGGCAGTGGCCAGGgagctggaggtgggcatggctcAGGCCGTGACCAGGGAGCCGGAGATGGCCATGGCTCAGGCGGTGGCAAGAACTCTGGAGGGGGCAAAGGCTCAGGGAGTGGGAAGGGGCCTGAAGGCAATGGTGATCGTGGGAAATCTCTGAAGAAAAGATCCTACTTTGGCAAATTAACTCAAAGCAAGCAACAGCAAATGCCACCACCtccgccccctccacccccaccaggtGCAGCAACTGGTGGCAAAGGGAAGTCTGGGGGAAGGTtccgactttatttttgtgcAGACAGAGGGGCCACAAAAGAACGCAAAGAAGCCAAAGAAGTGAAAGACACAGAGCCCCCAGAAGGTGCAGCTCGGGGTCCCCACAGAGCCAGAGCTTTTGATGAAGACGAGGATGATCCGTATGTGCCAATGAGGCCAGGCGTGGCTGCTCCTCTCGCAAGCTCCAGTGACTACATGCCCATGGCTCCTCAAAATGTCTCTGTGTCCAAAAAGCGCCACTCTCGATCACCTTTTGAAGATTCTAGAGGGTACATGATGATGTTTCCCAGAGTGAGCCCACCACCTGTGCCAAGTCCTCCAAAAGAACCTGATCCTGCTAAAGAGGACGACTCAAAGGACAATGACAGTGACAGTGACTATATGTTCATGGCCCCTGGAGCTGGTGCCATTCCTAAAAACCCCAGAAATCCTCAGGGAGGCTCTTCCTCCAAAAGTTGGAGCTCCTACTTCTCTCTGCCAAATCCTTTTCGGAGCTCCCCATTGGGACAGAGTGACCACAGTGAGTATGTACCAatgttacctggaaaattcctagGAAAGGGCCTAGAGAAGGAAGTCTCATCTAACAGAGGCCCCAAAGATACAGCTTCAAAGCCTTCAGTCAAAGGGTCTTTCTCAAAGCCTAGAGATGGGGGATCACCTTCCAAGCGTTCAGGTGACGGGCCCCCCAAGAACAAGGCTAAGAGACCTAATCGACTTCCTTTTATGacaaaaggaaacaaagtcaAGCCAAAACCACAAAAGCCCACACAGGAGCAGAGAGAAGCCGACAGCCCCAGGGGCTACGTCAACATTGACTTCCCTAAGAGAGGTTATAATATGCCAGATCCATGTCTTCAAAGACTTCCAGGTGTGTGGGGCATAATTGCCGACCCCAGACAGTTTGCCTTTTCCAATTACGTGAATGTTGAGTTCGGAGTGCCATTTCCAAATCCAGCAGACAACCTCTCAGATTTCTTCAGAGCTATCCCAGGTGCCAATCCCTTCTTTCTGGACGGTGCTACCGGGAGCAGTGCTAATAGGGAAGAAGGTGACTACATCGAAGTGATTTTCAACCCAGCGATGACACCAGCTGTGCCTTTTGCTGACAGTGCCATTCGCTACGATGCCGAAACTGGTCGCATCTACGTGGTCGACCCATTTTCTGAGTGCTGTATGAACATTTCTCTCTCCCCCAGCCGCTGCTCCGAACGACCACCTGTAGCGAGGCTGCTACTGCTAGAAGAGCTCGATCGAAGGCGCCCACAAAGCCGTTCGCAAAGTTTCTTTGCAGCCGCCAGAGCCGCCATCTCTGCTTTCCCTACAGACAGCCTCGAGAGAGACCTATCCGCCTCCTTCGCCGCGGCCGCGGCCGCCGTGCCAACCTTAGCCCTGGGCCGGGCTTTAGCCGCCGCCTCCGCTTTGGTCGCGGCTCCCGGCATCGGCGCAGCAGCCGCCGGCCTCGAGGCCGCCGCTGGATTTGACTCCGCCTCCGTCCGCTGGTTCCTACCTGTTGCCGATGCTGCTGGTGCCGCGGTCAGGGGGGCCCAAGACATTGCGGGTGGCTCGAACCCCAGACCCCCAAACCCATCAGCAGACCTGGCCGGAGGTGAGAACCGAGCCGGTGGGGCTGCTGCTGCAGTCGCCGCTGCGCCTCGATCACCTGGCCGCGGCCGGGTGCCCAGACCCCCAGAGCGAGAAGATTCTGACGACGACGACACGTACGTGAGAATGGACTTTGCAAGACGTGACAACGGGAAGTTCGACTCTCCCCAAAGAG